A window of Taeniopygia guttata chromosome 14, bTaeGut7.mat, whole genome shotgun sequence contains these coding sequences:
- the CARHSP1 gene encoding calcium-regulated heat-stable protein 1 isoform X1: MHHRSDCTGRHCLSVQQITQSSVLPGLGSSLRLSSGMSSEPGSSSSQACPGCAPPPGSLQVPEARRPRERSPSPLRGYLIPSPLPTRRTRTFSATVRASQGPIYKGVCKCFCRSKGHGFITPADGGPDIFVHISDIEGEYVPVAGDEVTYKMCTIPPKNEKLQAVEVVITHLAPGTKHETWSGHVISS; the protein is encoded by the exons ATGCATCACAGGTCTGATTGCACAGGTAGGCACTgcctgtcagtgcagcagatcacacagagctctgtgctgccaggacTGGGCAGCTCTCTGAG GCTCTCCTCAGGGATGTCCTCCGAGCCCGGCTCATCCTCCTCGCAGGCCTGCCCCGGCTGTGCCCCGCCGCCCGGCTCGCTGCAGGTGCCCGaggcgcggcggccgcgggagCGCTCCCCGTCCCCGCTGCGGGGGTACCTGATCCCCAGCCCGCTGCCCACACGCCGCACACGGACCTTCTCGGC CACGGTGAGAGCCTCCCAGGGGCCCATCTACAAGGGGGTCTGCAAGTGCTTCTGCCGCTCCAAAGGCCACGGCTTCATCACCCCTGCGGACGGAGGGCCCGACATCTTCGTGCACATCTCCGA CATTGAAGGCGAGTACGTTCCCGTGGCAGGCGACGAGGTCACCTACAAGATGTGCACCATCCCTCCCAAGAACGAGAAGCTGCAGGCCGTGGAGGTGGTGATCACTCACCTGGCCCCTGGCACCAAGCACGAGACGTGGTCAGGGCACGTCATCAGCTCctga
- the CARHSP1 gene encoding calcium-regulated heat-stable protein 1 isoform X3, translating into MSSEPGSSSSQACPGCAPPPGSLQVPEARRPRERSPSPLRGYLIPSPLPTRRTRTFSATVRASQGPIYKGVCKCFCRSKGHGFITPADGGPDIFVHISDIEGEYVPVAGDEVTYKMCTIPPKNEKLQAVEVVITHLAPGTKHETWSGHVISS; encoded by the exons ATGTCCTCCGAGCCCGGCTCATCCTCCTCGCAGGCCTGCCCCGGCTGTGCCCCGCCGCCCGGCTCGCTGCAGGTGCCCGaggcgcggcggccgcgggagCGCTCCCCGTCCCCGCTGCGGGGGTACCTGATCCCCAGCCCGCTGCCCACACGCCGCACACGGACCTTCTCGGC CACGGTGAGAGCCTCCCAGGGGCCCATCTACAAGGGGGTCTGCAAGTGCTTCTGCCGCTCCAAAGGCCACGGCTTCATCACCCCTGCGGACGGAGGGCCCGACATCTTCGTGCACATCTCCGA CATTGAAGGCGAGTACGTTCCCGTGGCAGGCGACGAGGTCACCTACAAGATGTGCACCATCCCTCCCAAGAACGAGAAGCTGCAGGCCGTGGAGGTGGTGATCACTCACCTGGCCCCTGGCACCAAGCACGAGACGTGGTCAGGGCACGTCATCAGCTCctga
- the PMM2 gene encoding phosphomannomutase 2 → MAPPPAALCLFDVDGTLTPPRQKISAEMAAFLQRLRQKAKVGVVGGSDLAKIREQLGEDVIEKYDYVFSENGLVAYKDGKFLSKQSIQGHLGEDILQDVINYCLSYIAKIKLPKKRGTFIEFRNGMLNVSPIGRSCSQEERLEFYELDKKEHIREKFVADLQREFAGKGLTFSIGGQISIDVFPDGWDKRYCLGIVAKDGYKTIYFFGDKTMPGGNDYEIFTDSRTEGHSVTSPQDTKRICEELFFK, encoded by the exons AtggcgccgccgcccgccgcgctcTGCCTGTTCGACGTGGACGGCACCCTGACACCGCCGCGGCAG AAAATCTCGGCGGAGATGGCGGCGTTCCTGCAGCGGCTGCGGCAGAAGGCCAAGGTGGGAGTGGTGGGCGGCTCGGACTTGGCCAAGATCCGCGAGCAGCTGGGCGAGGACG TGATTGAAAAATATGACTATGTGTTCTCAGAAAATGGCCTGGTAGCATACAAAGATGGGAAATTCCTGAGCAAGCAG aGCATTCAGGGCCACCTGGGCGAGGACATCCTTCAAGATGTCATCAACTACTGCCTGAGTTACATTGCAAAGATTAAGCTGCCAAAGAAGAG AGGCACTTTCATCGAGTTCCGAAATGGGATGTTGAATGTGTCCCCCATTGgaagaagctgcagccaggaagAACGACTTGAGTTCTATGAACTTGATAAA AAGGAGCATATAAGAGAGAAATTTGTAGCTGATCTACAAAGAGAATTTGCGGGCAAAGGCCTCACATTTTCAATAG GAGGACAGATAAGCATCGATGTGTTCCCAGATGGCTGGGATAAAAGGTACTGCTTAGGAATTGTTGCCAAGGATGGATACAAGactatttatttctttgggGACAAGACCATGCCA GGAGGGAATGACTATGAAATTTTCACAGACTCCAGAACAGAAGGCCACAGTGTCACATCCCCACAGGATACAAAAAGAATCTGTGAAGagctattttttaaataa
- the TMEM186 gene encoding transmembrane protein 186: protein MAAAWLCTRTKVCTAAAFGRSLQKELWTRSWRREAARRPWIFGSWECLQSQTQRAHGSYLRRLREPPVCLSHSAPAAVLQQKAVDGQTEEFKLVYRFPGIKYCRVLSRLKLLQTATSMVMLPPICYLYLQDQVSQNILLYTTGIAVFAGAMLYGMSYFFRRIIGLIYLSESGQTVRVAHLTFWGRRNDIYCPIETVVTLDEVGDSKDELLHQFKRYNSTDTLYFTIKYGQIVDRQKFTQIFGEFV, encoded by the exons ATGGCGGCG GCTTGGCTCTGCACTAGGACTAAAGTCTGCACGGCAGCAGCTTTTGGGAGATCTCTACAGAAAGAGCTCTGGACAAGGTCGTGGAGAAGGGAAGCTGCTCGCCGGCCCTGGATTTTTGGTTCGTGGGAGTGTTTGCAGTCACAAACCCAGCGAGCTCATGGTAGTTATCTCAGGAGACTGCGAGAGCCGCCGGTGTGTCTGTCCCACTCAGCCCCTGCTGCAGTGCTCCAGCAGAAGGCTGTGGATGGGCAGACAGAAGAGTTCAAACTGGTCTACAGGTTCCCAGGGATAAAATACTGCAGGGTCCTGTCGAGACTGAAGCTGCTGCAGACTGCCACCTCCATGGTCATGCTGCCTCCCATCTGCTACCTCTACCTGCAGGACCAGGTGTCTCAGAATATCCTCCTCTATACAACTGGCATCGCTGTGTTTGCTGGGGCAATGCTGTATGGTATGAGCTACTTTTTCAGAAGAATTATTGGATTAATATACTTAAGTGAAAGTGGACAAACTGTCAGAGTGGCCCACTTGACATTTTGGGGAAGACGTAATGATATTTACTGTCCCATAGAGACAGTGGTGACTTTGGATGAAGTTGGAGATAGCAAGGACGAGCTACTTCACCAGTTCAAACGGTATAACAGTACAGATACTTTGTATTTTACAATTAAGTATGGCCAGATTGTAGACAGACAGAAATTTACTCAAATATTTGGAGAATTTGTGTGA